A window of Micromonas commoda chromosome 13, complete sequence contains these coding sequences:
- a CDS encoding predicted protein, with translation MEHPYDPWDFPGAPRVNDQNRHNPYNGYHGNELEFVETCLAIFHEAGLLTHFGIEDGLARRFFANMYASYGAMPYHCALHGQEVLAAAHCLTREIVECGHGPFTKLEILALYVAALGHDAGHFGVNNAYLQNSRHALYKLYTESTLEHYHAQILAQTVTHPADGIATCIPEAGGARADFFRLLEDIVLATDMSRHKHLVGEFQWWVEELAGGSVGAGVFLRQGDSARGSDGERAGGASSGGITELLRFGGERADRAPALVRARRLDTERREMLLIICMKCADLSGLVMDLPRADFWGYRIMMENLKQGEREMRERVEQTTPTTREGALANYFAHQAGFLEHVVLPMFDTLTLFTSGRFRKKVLALGSENLAAWRKGHGEAMMTRAKMQREAALTRHLMRCCAGFLMVVVFIISRGMLLRKTMNEMAGEFRGSANPYAAQALDDLAVLRFVFRWIALVFGFLAACCLTLASPIVGARCSASCREAVINVFFVVQVVVRYSMNVLRYATVKSMTRAGMFDIVGDPFVRKSAAQLYLNGVGVTNNHVVTPCLFTLIYYIGLPYYSPGVHWFMHCTNVALRFVLDHNLKVNEADTSMLGLVWRMEDVTRGWLTMLAFPLALAVFDRRGFWALMPRPVKKQFSRMRRWQYTRRVRARADGGIRGKSHDA, from the coding sequence atggAGCACCCGTACGACCCGTGGGACTTCCCCGGTGCCCCACGCGTCAACGACCAGAACCGTCACAACCCCTACAACGGATACCACGGCAACGAGCTCGAGTTCGTCGAGACGTGCCTCGCGATCTTCCACGAGGCCGGGCTGCTGACGCACTTCGGCATCGAAGACGGGTTGGCGCGCAGGTTCTTCGCGAACATGTACGCCAGCTACGGCGCGATGCCCTACCACTGCGCGCTCCACGGCcaggaggtgctcgcggcggcgcactgCCTGACCAGGGAGATCGTCGAGTGCGGCCACGGCCCGTTCACCAAGCTCGAGATCCTCGCGCTctacgtcgcggcgctggggcACGACGCGGGGCACTTCGGCGTTAACAACGCGTACCTGCAGAACAGTCGCCACGCGCTGTACAAGCTGTACACGGAGAGCACGCTGGAGCACTACCACGCGCAGATCTTGGCGCAGACCGTCACGcaccccgccgacggcatcGCGACGTGCATCCCCGAAGCTGGGGGCGCTCGAGCGGATTTCTTCAGGCTGCTGGAGGACATCGTGCTCGCGACGGACATGAGCAGGCACAAGCACCTCGTGGGCGAGTTCCAGTGGTGGGTCGAGGAACTCGCGGGCGGGagcgtgggcgcgggcgtcttCCTCCGCCAGGGCGACAGCGCGAGGGGATCGGACGGCGAGAGAGCCGgaggggcgtcgtcggggggaATCACGGAGCTCCTccgcttcggcggcgagcgagcggacagggcgcccgcgctcgtccgcgcgcgcaggctggacaccgagcgacgcgagatgCTGCTGATCATCTGCATGAAGTGCGCGGACCTCAGCGGCCTCGTCATGGACCTGCCCCGCGCGGACTTTTGGGGCTACCGCATCATGATGGAGAACCTGAAGCAGGGCGAGCGGGAGATGCGCGAGCGGGTGGAAcagacgacgccgacgacgagggagggTGCGCTGGCCAACTACTTCGCGCACCAGGCGGGGTTTCTGgagcacgtcgtcctcccgaTGTTCGACACCCTGACGCTTTTCACCTCCGGGCGGTTCAGGAAGAAAGTGTTGGCGTTGGGGAGCGAGAACTTAGCGGCGTGGCGAAAAGGGCACGGGGAGGCGATGATGACCCGCGCCAAGAtgcagcgcgaggcggcgctcacccGACACCTCATGCGGTGCTGCGCGGGCTTCCTCATGGTCGTGGTGTTCATCATAAGCCGCGGCATGCTGCTGCGAAAGACGATGAACGAGATGGCGGGCGAGTTCCGCGGGAGCGCGAACCCgtacgcggcgcaggcgttggacgatctcgccgtcctccgctTCGTCTTCAGGTGGATCGCGCTCGTCTTCgggttcctcgcggcgtgttgcctcaccctcgcctcaccgatcgtcggcgcccggtGCAGCGCGTCGTGTCGCGAGGCGGTCATCAACGTCTTCTTCGTGGTTCAGGTTGTCGTTCGGTACTCGATGAACGTTTTGCGGTACGCGACGGTCAAGTCGATGACTCGCGCGGGGATGTTCGACATCGTGGGCGATCCGTTCGTGCGCAAgtcggcggcacagctgtacctcaacggcgtcggcgtgacGAATAACCACGTCGTGACGCCGTGCTTGTTCACGCTCATATACTACATAGGTCTGCCGTACTACTCGCCTGGGGTGCACTGGTTCATGCACTGCACCAACGTGGCGTTACGGTTTGTGCTGGATCACAACCTCAAGGTGAACGAGGCCGACACCAGCATGCTGGGCTTGGTGTGGCGGATGGAGGACGTCACGAGGGGCTGGCTGACGATGCTGGCTTTCCCGCTGGCGCTGGCGGTGTTTGACAGGCGGGGGTTCTGGGCACTGATGCCCAGGCCAGTCAAGAAACAGTTCTCGAGGATGCGGCGGTGGCAGTACACGAGGAGAGttcgggcgagggcggacggGGGAATTCGCGGCAAGTCCCACGACGCCTGA
- the GLU gene encoding glutamate synthase (involved in nitrogen assimilation, catalyzes: 2 L-glutamate + 2 oxidized ferredoxin = L-glutamine + 2-oxoglutarate + 2 reduced ferredoxin + 2 H+), which translates to MPALARATALAAPVVAPRGVARRSTGARVPSMASRVPSANLAASLRSVGGKQASMPSFMGLKKSAALPRFRSLRSDTPAAVTRSGHVVAVASREPYAGGAVDMNQILEERDACGVGFIASLKGERTHKTVTDALTALGCMEHRGACSADDDSGDGAGVMCNIPWKMLGKYCEAEGIDGFEEGKAGVGMVFLPQDAAQAKKSREILNECVEAEGLTVLGWREVPVNKAVVGRMAKATEPVIEQILVAGAEEDDLERKLFVARKLAEKKSAALNAEMPGIAENFYVCTMSGRTIVYKGMLRSAVVGEFYEDLKNPDFETQFCIYHRRFSTNTVPKWPLAQPMRFLGHNGEINTLQGNLNWMASREADMTHPVWAGREPELRPICNPAASDSANLDRVAELLVKSGRPVAETMMLLVPEAYRNHPDLDATYPEVESFYDYYAGMQEAWDGPALLVFTDGKKLGCRLDRNGLRPARFWRTSDDYIYVASEVGVLGDAISNAANIVAKGRLGPGMMIQADLESGEFKENTEVAKEVASRLDYKGFLEDIKFLDAKEPGEATTMDATGLIEAQAAAGYAAEDVSMIIESMAADGMEPTWSMGDDTPMPVLSSRPHLLYDYFKQRFAQVTNPAIDPLREGLVMSLEMTLGAKGNLLDNKGAEDIPAVHLKTPVLFDEDVETIMGLDSLKAVRVPARYAGTGEKGAMAAAVAELCAAAEKAVAGGSQTVIISDKPDCGDATMPAIPSMLAVGAVHHHLIKVGLRSRASIVVESASAFSTHHFACLVGFGASAVNPWLALETCRQWRGSTKIENAIKRGKMPNMSVADVQRNYKAAVNKGLKKILSKMGISLLTSYHGAQIFECYGIGPEVIDTAFKGTVSRIGGMNMDDLAAETATFYSSNFPGEGEVLNGIAARGMFQVKPGLEYHANNQDMSKLLHKAIGLGGKKESGDFDAYKLYQEERNDRPATSLRDMLVIESDREPIPIDEVESVGDICARFCTGGMSLGAISRECHEAIAIAMNRIGGKSNSGEGGEDPQRYEKISADAEGKSETFPHLRGLKTGDVASSAIKQVASGRFGVTTSFLMAADQLEIKVAQGAKPGEGGQLPGKKVSPYIASLRRSKAGVPLISPPPHHDIYSIEDLAQLIYDLHMVNPKAKVSVKLVGQAGIGTVASGVAKANADIIQISGGDGGTGASPLSSIKHAGGPLEMGLVEAHRTLVENDLRQRVVLRADGGCRSGLDVIQCALMGADEYGFGTVAMIATGCVMARICHTNNCPVGVASQREELRARFPGAPGDLVNFFQLCAQEVREELAAMGYKSLDEIIGRNDLFAQKRAHPDGSAPGQPAKTSGLDLSFLTTSSGEGGVSSARLAQATHDDGRMLDDEILEDPAVIKAIEEEGEYTVKKEIINTDRCATARVAGVVAAKYGDSGFAGKLNIELEGSAGQSFGAFTVGGVSVKLVGEANDYVCKSMSGGEVSIMPPAASPFAPEDCIIAGNTCLYGATGGKAFFNGRAGERFAVRNSLAETVVEGTGDHCCEYMTGGVVVVLGRVGRNVGAGMTGGIGYFLDEDDTFASKVNGEIVSMQRVATSAGEAQLKGLIEEHVAKTGSPKGKAVLAEWAEYLPKFWQLVPPSEANTPEATDVVPEEVAASA; encoded by the exons ATGCCTGctctcgctcgcgcgaccgccctcgcggcgccggtcgtcgcccctcggggcgtcgcccgacgctccaccggcgcccgcgttccGTCCATGGCATCCCGCGTGCCAtccgcgaacctcgcggcatCCCTCCGATCCGTCGGCGGCAAGCAG GCGTCCATGCCCTCCTTCATGGGCCTGAAgaagtccgcggcgctgcccAG GTTCCGCAGCCTTCGCTCGGACACCCCCGCGGCTGTGACCAGGTCCggtcacgtcgtcgccgtcgcgtcccgcgAGCCctacgccggcggcgccgtcgacatGAACCAGATCCTCGAGGAGCGAGACGCGTGCGGCGTCGGTttcatcgcgtcgctcaaGGGGGAGCGCACGCACAAGACCGTGACGGACGCGCTCACGGCGCTCGGTTGCAtggagcaccgcggcgcgtgctccgcggacgacgactcgggcgacggcgcgggcgtcatgTGCAACATCCCGTGGAAGATGCTCGGGAAGTACTGCGAGGCCGAGGGCATCGACGGCTTCGAGGAGGGCAAGGCTGGCGTCGGCATGGTGTTCCTGCCCcaggacgccgcgcaggcgaaAAAGTCCCGCGAGATCCTCAACGagtgcgtcgaggcggagggccTCACCGTCCTCGGCTGGCGCGAGGTGCCCGTGAACAAAGCCGTCGTCGGTCGCATGGCCAAGGCGACTGAGCCCGTTATTGAGCagatcctcgtcgccggcgccgaggaggacgacctcgagcgcaagctcttcgtcgcgcgaaagctcgccgagaagaagtccgcggcgctcaacgcCGAGATGCCCGGCATCGCCGAGAACTTCTACGTCTGCACCATGTCCGGCCGCACAATCGTGTACAAGGGCATGCTTCGATCCGCCGTCGTGGGCGAGTTCTACGAGGATCTCAAGAACCCCGACTTTGAGACGCAGTTCTGCATCTACCACAGGCGCTTCTCCACCAACACCGTCCCCAAGTGGCCGCTCGCGCAGCCCATGAGGTTCCTCGGCCACAACGGCGAGATTAACACCCTGCAGGGTAACCTCAACTGGATGGCGTCCCGAGAGGCTGACATGACGCACCCGGTGTGGGCGGGCCGCGAGCCCGAGCTCCGACCCATCTGcaaccccgccgcctccgactcCGCCAacctcgaccgcgtcgccgagctcctcgtcaaGTCCGGCAGGCCCGTCGCGGAGACGATGAtgctcctcgtccccgaggCGTACCGCAACCACCCGGATCTCGACGCCACGTACCCCGAGGTTGAGTCCTTCTACGACTACTACGCCGGCATGCAGGAGGCTTGGGACGGACCCGCGCTGCTCGTCTTCACCGACGGCAAGAAGCTCGGGTGCAGGCTCGACCGCAACGGcctccgccccgcgcgcttcTGGCGCACCTCCGACGACTACATCTACGTCGCCTCCGAGGTTGGCGTCCTGGGCGACGCCATCTCCAACGCGGCTAACATCGTCGCCAAGGGCCGCCTCGGCCCCGGCATGATGATCCAGGCGGACCTGGAGAGCGGCGAGTTCAAGGAGAACACCGAGGTGGCCAAGGAGGTTGCGTCCAGGCTCGATTACAAGGGTTTCCTGGAGGACATCAAGttcctcgacgccaaggagcCCGgagaggcgacgacgatggacgccACCGGCCTCATCGAGGCgcaagccgcggcggggtacgccgcggaggacgtctCCATGATCATCGAGTCCATGGCTGCCGACGGCATGGAGCCCACGTGGTCCATGGGTGACGACACCCCGATGCCCGTGCTCTCCTCCCGCCCCCACCTCCTCTACGACTACTTCAAGCAGAGGTTTGCGCAGGTTACCAACCCGGCGATTGACCCGCTGCGCGAGGGCCTCGTCATGTCGCTGGAGATGACCCTGGGCGCCAAGGGGAACCTCCTCGACAACAAGGGCGCCGAAGACATCCCCGCGGTGCACCTCAAGACCCCCGTgctcttcgacgaggacgttgAGACCATCATGGGCCTCGATTCCCTCAaagccgttcgcgtccccgccAGGTACGCAGGCACCGGCGAGAAGGgagcgatggccgccgccgtcgccgagctctgcgccgccgccgagaaggctgtcgcgggcgggtcccAGACGGTGATCATCTCCGACAAGCCCGactgcggcgacgcgacgatgcccGCCATCCCGTCCAtgctcgcggtgggcgcggtgcACCACCACCTCATCAAGGTTGGCCTCCGGTctcgcgcgtccatcgtggTGGAGTCggcctccgccttctccacgcACCACTTCGCGTGCctcgtcggcttcggcgcctccgcggtgaatccgtggctcgcgctcgagacgtGCCGCCAGTGGCGCGGGTCGACCAAGATTGAGAACGCCATCAAGCGCGGCAAGATGCCCAACATGTCCGTGGCTGACGTGCAGCGAAACTACAAAGCCGCGGTGAACAAGGGCCTCAAGAAGATCCTCTCCAAGATGGGCATCTCGCTGCTCACCTCCTACCACGGCGCGCAGATCTTCGAGTGCTACGGCATCGGCCCCGAGGTGATCGACACCGCGTTCAAGGGCACCGTCTCGCGCATCGGAGGAATGAACATggacgatctcgccgccgagacggcGACGTTTTACTCGTCAAACTTtcccggcgagggcgaggttctcaacggcatcgccgcgaggggcatGTTCCAGGTCAAGCCCGGGCTCGAGTACCACGCCAACAACCAGGACATGTCCAAGCTCCTGCACAAGGCGATCGGGCTGGGCGGCAAGAAGGAGAGCGGCGATTTCGACGCGTACAAGCTCTACCAAGAGGAGCGCAACGACCGGCCGGCGACGTCTCTTCGCGACATGCTCGTCATCGAGTCGGACCGCGAGCCCATTCCcatcgacgaggtggagTCTGTTGGTGACATCTGCGCGCGCTTCTGCACCGGCGGCATGTCCCTCGGCGCCATCTCCCGCGAGTGCCACGAGGCGATCGCCATCGCGATGAACCGCATCGGCGGCAAGTCCAACTcgggcgagggtggcgaggaTCCCCAACGCTACGAGAAGATCTCCGCGGATGCTGAGGGCAAGTCCGAGACTTTTCCCCACCTCCGGGGCCTGAAgaccggggacgtcgcgtcctccgccatcAAGCAGGTTGCTTCCGGCCGTTTCGGTGTCACCACCTCCTTCCTCATGGCTGCCGACCAGCTCGAGATTAAGGTTGCGCAGGGCGCCAAGCCTGGCGAGGGCGGTCAGCTCCCCGGCAAGAAGGTGTCGCCCTACATCGCGTCTCTTCGCCGCTCCAAGGCTGGCGTGCCCCTCATCTCCCCTCCCCCGCACCACGACATCTACTCCatcgaggacctcgcgcaGCTCATCTACGATCTCCACATGGTCAACCCCAAGGCTAAGGTTTCCGTGAAGCTCGTGGGCCAGGCTGGCATCGGCACAGTCGCTTCGGgcgtcgccaaggcgaacGCGGACATCATCCAGAtttccggcggcgacggcggcaccggcgcgtcgcccctctcCTCCATCAAGCACGCGGGCGGGCCCCTCGAGATGGGTCTCGTCGAGGCGCACAGGACGCTCGTCGAGAATGACCTTCGCCAACGCGTGGTTCTCCGAGCCGACGGCGGCTGCCGCTCCGGTCTGGACGTGATCCAGTGCGCGCTcatgggcgccgacgagtaCGGCTTTGGCACCGTCGCCATGATCGCCACCGGGTGCGTCATGGCGCGCATCTGCCACACCAACAACtgccccgtcggcgtcgcgtcccagCGGGAGGAGCTCAGGGCTAGgttccccggcgcccccggaGACTTGGTCAACTTTttccagctgtgcgcgcaggaggtgcgcgaggagctcgcggcgatggggtACAAATCTCTGGACGAGATCATCGGCAGGAACGACCTATTCGCGCAGAAGCGCGCCCACCCCGACGGAAGCGCCCCGGGCCAGCCCGCGAAGACGTCCGGCCTCGACCTCTCCTTCCTcacgacgtcgagcggcgaaggcggtgTTTCTTCGGCTCGACTCGCGCAAGCCACGCACGACGACGGTCGcatgctcgacgacgagatccTCGAGGACCCTGCCGTCATCAaggcgatcgaggaggagggcgagtaCACCGTCAAGAAGGAGATCATCAACACCGATcgctgcgccaccgcgcgagtcgccggcgtcgtcgccgccaagtaCGGGGATTCCGGTTTCGCCGGAAAGCTCAACATCGAGCTGGAGGGTTCCGCGGGCCAGTCCttcggcgcgttcaccgTGGGCGGCGTGTCGGTgaagctcgtcggcgaggcgaaTGACTACGTGTGCAAGTCGATGTCCGGCGGTGAGGTTTCCATCAtgcccccggcggcgtctccctTTGCCCCCGAGGATTGCATCATCGCGGGGAACACGTGCCTCTACGGCGCAACCGGCGGGAAGGCGTTCTTCAACGGCAGGGCGGGTGAGAGGTTCGCGGTGAGGAACTCGCTCGCGGAGACGGTCGTCGAGGGCACCGGCGACCACTGCTGCGAGTACATGACGGGCGGAGTCGTGGTTGTGTTgggtcgcgtcgggcgcAACGTGGGCGCGGGCATGACCGGCGGCATCGGGTACTttctcgacgaggacgacacCTTCGCGTCCAAGGTTAACGGCGAGATTGTCTCCAtgcagcgcgtcgccacctccgcgggtgAGGCGCAGCTCAAGGGACTCATCGAGGAGCACGTCGCGAAGACCGGCTCCCCCAAGGGTAaggcggtgctcgccgagTGGGCCGAGTACCTGCCCAAGTTTTGGCAGCTGGTGCCCCCGTCGGAGGCGAACACCCCAGAGGCtaccgacgtcgtccccgaggagGTTGCCGCCTCCGCGTGA
- the PFK gene encoding phosphofructokinase (has PFK domain) codes for MAAVSGAVGAVSRPLGRDPLTHRVRLKFALNSRASLAPSPASAGIPGATNDGIKKASVLFRRLGGAPRVVGSRSSAAHVTRAVVAPNYKDDLDFDEDDDVYTWRVGGANDIPIRHLRDVYRGEAPLVAIPNPFCTSSSCPVRGIGDRTPLNLNRVFVSEDDRVLLKAIAFGSPDSLAAQCSFDCSVDGSFDEPCDVCSFTPEFCYRAGPRAKIYFEPAEVHAAIVNCGGLCPGINDVVRSVVNTLEVGYGVKKISGIRFGWGGFWKDGVENMPLTRRNTSGVQDRGGSIIGCGRGGGDVPKIVDSIEQQGINMVFVIGGNGSHAGANAISAECAERGLKVSVVGIPKTIDNDILHIDKTFGFDTAVEEAQKAIKAAAVEAKSALNGVGVVKLMGRQSGFIAMHAALASGSVDVCLIPEVPFAMEGPNGVVEHIKSLLATQGHAIICLAEGAGQEYVQETGTDAGGNPKLGDIGPWFCKRLKREMSCDVKYIDPTYMVRGVTANAHDSIYCTILGQNAVHGAFAGYTGISIGMVNTHAVFLPIERLIEKERLVDPDGRMWHRLLTSTGQPDFAMNE; via the exons ATGGCTGCCGTGAGTGGTGCAGTCGGTGCCGTATCGCGCCCTCTCGGCCGCGATCCGCTCACGCACCGCGTACGGCTCAAGTTCGCGCTCAactcccgcgcgtcgctcgccccgtcccccgcgtccgccggcaTCCCCGGGGCGACCAACGATGGTATCAAAAAAGCGTCCGTCCTTTTCCGCCGTTTGGGAGGCGctccacgcgtcgtcggttctcgctcgtccgcggcccacgtgacccgcgcggtcgtcgcgcccaaCTACAAGGACGACCTGGACtttgacgaggacgatgacgtaTACACgtggcgcgtcggcggcgccaacgaCATACCGATCAGGCACCTGCGCGACGTctaccgcggcgaggcgccccTGGTGGCCATCCCGAATCCGTTCTGCACCTCGTCCTCGTGCCCCGTGCGGGGGATCGGCGATCGCACGCCGCTCAACCTGAACAGGGTGTTCGTCAGCGAGGACGACAGGGTTTTACTGAAGGCGATCGCGTTCGG GTCTCCCGACTCCTTGGCCGCGCAGTGCTCGTTCGACTGCTCCGTCGACGGCAGCTTCGACGAGCCGTGCGACGTCTGCTCCTTCACGCCCGAGTTTTGCTACCGAGCGGGCCCGAGGGCTAAGATTTATTTTGAACCGGCCGAGGTTCacgccgccatcgtcaaCTGCGGGGGTCTGTGCCCGGGAATCAACGACGTGGTGCGATCCGTGGTGAACACGCTCGAGGTTGGGTACGGGGTGAAGAAAATCTCCGGGATCCGGTTCGGATGGGGCGGGTTTTGGAAAGACGGAGTGGAGAACATGCCGCTGACTAGGCGAAACACATCGGGGGTTCAGGACCGAGGCGGGTCCATCATTGGctgcggccgcggcggcggcgacgtccccaAGATCGTCGATTCCATCGAGCAGCAGGGGATCAACATGGTGTTTGTCATCGGCGGTAACGGAAGCCACGCCGGGGCGAACGCGATCAGTGCCGAGTGCGCCGAACGAGGCCTTAAGGTTTCGGTCGTCGGCATCCCCAAAACCATCGACAATGACATTCTGCACATCGACAAAACCTTCGGGTTCGACACTgccgtggaggaggcgcagaAGGCTatcaaggcggccgcggtcgaggcCAAGTCTGCGCtcaacggcgtcggcgtggtcAAGCTCATGGGCCGCCAGTCCGGCTTCATTGCCATGCACGCGGCGTTGGCATCGGGAAGCGTGGACGTGTGCCTCATTCCCGAGGTTCCGTTTGCGATGGAGGGACCCAACGGGGTGGTGGAGCACATCAAGAGCCTTCTGGCCACGCAGGGCCACGCGATCATCTGTCTCGCGGAGGGTGCGGGCCAGGAGTACGTCCAGGAGACGGGaacggacgcggggggcaaCCCCAAGCTCGGCGACATTGGGCCGTGGTTCTGCAAGCGGCTCAAGCGGGAGATGTCGTGCGACGTCAAGTACATCGATCCTACCTACATGGTCAGGGGCGTCACCGCCAACGCGCACGACTCCATCTACTGCACCATCTTAGGTCAGAACGCGGTGCACGGGGCGTTCGCTGGTTACACGGGAATCTCCATCGGCATGGTGAACACCCACGCGGTTTTCCTGCCAATCGAGCGGCTCATCGAGAAGGAGCGGctcgtcgaccccgacggcAGGATGTGGCACAGGCTGCTGACGTCGACGGGCCAGCCGGACTTCGCGATGAACGAGTAG